A stretch of DNA from Peptococcaceae bacterium 1198_IL3148:
TTTACTCCCCAGGAGGTGGCTGACTTAACGATAAATTTCTATCGTCGCAATTATATTGAGGGGCTTTTTTTAAGTTCCGCCATTATTAAAAATTGTGATTACACTATGGAAATGTTATTGAACACTGTGAAAATAATTAGAAAGGTACATCGATTCAATGGCTACATTCACCTCAAGGCTATTCCTGGGGCCGATTTTAAATTGATAGCGGAAGCTGGCAAGTATGTAGACAGAATGAGTGCCAATATTGAATTGCCAAGCGATGGCGGCCTTAAACTACTGGCCCCCCAGAAAAAGCAGACCGATATCCTTGGTTCAATGGAAAGAATCAGTGAAAGAATTACTGTATATAAAGAAGATCGCAAGCTAACCAACAAAACAGTTCCCTTTGTGCCAGCGGGACAAAGTACTCAGTTGATTGTTGGCGCCACCCCTGATCACGATTTAAAGATTCTTCAACTGTCAGAGAACTTGTATAGGAATTATCAACTGAAAAGGGTATACTACTCGGCCTATGTGCCAGTATCCAACGACCCTAAACTGCCGATGCTTAAAGCACCGCCACTGGTAAGGGAAAATCGCCTTTATCAAGCCGACTGGTTGTTGCGCTTTTATGGTTTTTCCGCCCAAGAATTACTGGATAATAACAATCCCAATTTTGATTTGCAATTGGATCCTAAGTCTAATTGGGCGTTAAGAAACCTGCATTTGTTTCCCTTAGAGGTAAATCGGGTGGATTATGAGCTGTTGTTGCGGGTTCCGGGAATTGGAGTTATTTCAGCCAAACGCATTGTTGCCGCCAGGCGTTTTGCTGCCCTAAGTTACGAAGATTTAAAAAAAATAGGGGTGGTGTTAAAGCGGGCCCGTTACTTTATCACCTGTCGGGGTAAGTATTATGGTGAGGTACCCTTTAAAGAGCATACCATTCGTCAACGCATTATTAGCCCCCAACCATCAGTCGAACAGCTGACGATGTTTGATGGCTTAGGATATAAAAATTAGGTGGTGTTGTTAATTGAACATTTACATTTATGACGGCAGTTTTGAGGGTTTGTTGACAGCCATCTACCAGGCCTACTATCGGCCGGAAAAACCAGCGGCCATAGTGACCAAACAACGCTTTTCTGACGGCTTGTTTATTATCCCTATTGAGATTAAAACCGAACCAGACATGGCCCGCAAGGTTTCAAAGGCCATTGCCGAAAAAATTTCTCCTACAGCATTGCGTCGTATATACCGAGCTTATTTATCTGAGTTGCCGGAAATAGAAGATGCAATTTATCGTTACCTGCGATTGGGCTTTAAAATTGGCCGAAACATAGACAAATATCTTTCGGAACAGGCGGTAATGACAATCCATCAAACCAGCCGAAAGGTAGACGGGGAGCGCCACCGAATGTTGGGATTACTGCGCTTTCGTTGTACAAAAAACAATATTTATTACGCCACAATGGAACCGGACTTTAATATACTGGCGCTGATTGCTCCACATTTTGTCCAGCGGTTGGC
This window harbors:
- a CDS encoding putative DNA modification/repair radical SAM protein; protein product: MDLAEKLKILSDAAKYDVSCSSSGSKRKNTTGGVGNAAASGICHSWTEDGRCVSLLKILFSNCCCYDCAYCVNRTSNDIPRATFTPQEVADLTINFYRRNYIEGLFLSSAIIKNCDYTMEMLLNTVKIIRKVHRFNGYIHLKAIPGADFKLIAEAGKYVDRMSANIELPSDGGLKLLAPQKKQTDILGSMERISERITVYKEDRKLTNKTVPFVPAGQSTQLIVGATPDHDLKILQLSENLYRNYQLKRVYYSAYVPVSNDPKLPMLKAPPLVRENRLYQADWLLRFYGFSAQELLDNNNPNFDLQLDPKSNWALRNLHLFPLEVNRVDYELLLRVPGIGVISAKRIVAARRFAALSYEDLKKIGVVLKRARYFITCRGKYYGEVPFKEHTIRQRIISPQPSVEQLTMFDGLGYKN
- a CDS encoding TIGR03915 family putative DNA repair protein encodes the protein MNIYIYDGSFEGLLTAIYQAYYRPEKPAAIVTKQRFSDGLFIIPIEIKTEPDMARKVSKAIAEKISPTALRRIYRAYLSELPEIEDAIYRYLRLGFKIGRNIDKYLSEQAVMTIHQTSRKVDGERHRMLGLLRFRCTKNNIYYATMEPDFNILALIAPHFVQRLADQNWVIHDIKRGLAAFYNGNPWVMVKLTAVKQFNYAASEECYQQLWKDYYNSVTIASRKNPKLQRQFMPVRYWNHLIEKQ